Part of the Varibaculum massiliense genome is shown below.
GTTGTCATGGTGATTTGCGACAACCCCCGACACAAACAACGTCAGGGCTAGTCAATAAATAGAATAGCGCGCTACCGGCATCTTTGATTTTCAAAGGTGACCCCAGGTCCGGAGGCCTGGGCCGCAGCAGCGGAAGGTAGCGCGACGGCCTCCGGAAAAATGTGGAGAGAAAATTAATGGCAGCACGTATTGCCGGTGTTGATCTTCCGCGCGAGAAGCGTTTGGAAGTGGCACTTACTTACATTTACGGCGTAGGGCGCACGCGCGCTCAAAAAACGCTGAAAGAAACCGGAGTTTCTCCGGATGTGCGCGTAAAGGATATTTCGGAAGAAGATCTGATTAAAGTACGCGACTTTATCGAATCCAACTACAAAGTTGAAGGCGACCTTCGTCGTGAGGTCCAAGCCGATATTCGCCGCAAGATTGAAATTGGTTCCTACCAGGGACTGCGTCACCGCTTCCATTTGCCGGTGCACGGTCAGCGGACCAAGACCAACGCGCGTACCCGCAAGGGTCCCAAGCGCACCGTTGCTGGCAAGAAGAAGGCTGTATAAGTAAGCGCAGGCACCACCTGCTGGATCTGAGGAAAAGAAGGAAGATATGGCTGCTAGTTCTATAAAGAGCCGTAAGCCGCGTCGGGCTGCGCGTAAGAACGTTGTTCAGGGAAAAGCGTTCATTAAGTCCACATTCAATAACACTATCGTTTCAATTACTGATCCCTCCGGAGCTGTTATTTCTTGGTCGTCCGCCGGCCAGATGGGGTTCAAAGGATCGCGTAAATCTACGCCGTTCGCTGCGCAGATGGCCGCTGAAGCTGCTGCTAGGCGCGCCCAGGAGCACGGCATGAAAAAAGTTGACGTGTTCGTTAAAGGACCGGGTTCAGGTCGGGAAACCGCGATTCGTTCCCTACAGGCTACCGGGCTCGAGGTAGGTACCATTCAGGACGTTACCCCGCATGCCCACAATGGTTGCCGTCCTCCTAAGCGTCGCCGCGTCTAACGCGTCCTAACTAAAGCAGAAAAAAGAAGATAGTAAAACACTTCTGTGGGTCTCCAGGCCGTCATTTGGGAGATTTCGCAGTCTTGTCTAAGAAACTGACCTCAGGTCAGAACGTTCGTTCCAGTCATATGGCGGGCTGGGCGGCAGAAAGGACAACACGTTGCTTATTTCACAGCGACCCGTGCTATCGGAAGAAGTGGTTAGCGATCAGCGCTCCCGCTTCACCCTTGAACCCCTAGAGCCCGGATTCGGGCACACCCTAGGAAACAGCTTGCGGCGTACCCTACTTTCCTCCATTCCCGGAGCCGCAGTTACCTCTATCCGGATTGAGGGGGTGCCGCATGAGTTCCGCACCATCCCCGGAGTAATGGAGGACGTCTCCGAGATCATTCTAAATATTAAGCAGATTGTGCTTTCTTCCGAGAATGACGAACCGGTGGTGATGTATCTGCGGAAAGCAGGTGCTGGGCAGGTTACCGCCGGGGATATCACCCCTCCAGCGGGAGTAGAGATTCACAACCCGGATCTCTATCTGGCCACCCTAAACGAGTCTGGCAAGCTAGAAATTGAGTTAACCGTAGAGCGTGGTCGTGGCTACGTTTCTGCCGATCAGAACAAGTCGGATGGACACGAAATTTCTCGGATTCCTATCGACTCTATCTACTCTCCAGTGGTGAAAGTCCGCTACAAGGTAGAGGCTACTCGTGTCGAGCAGCGTACCGACTTTGATCGCTTGATTGTAGATGTGGAATGTAAACCGGGACTAGCTCCCCGGGATGCCCTAGCTTCTGCAGGTAAAACCCTGGTAGAGCTGTTCGGGCTGTGCCAGGAACTGAACATCGAGGCCGAAGGCATCGAGATTGGCGCTCCGCAAACCGATCAGGCGCTCGCCCAAGATTTGGCGCTCTCTATTGATGACCTGGGGTTGCAGTCGCGTTCCTATAACGCTTTGACCCGTGAAGGGATTAATACGGTGGGGCAACTGGTTGCCCGCTCCGAGGCCGATCTTTTGGATATCCGGAATTTCGGTGCCAAGTCAATCGAAGAAATCAAGGCGAAACTCGCCGAAATGGGGATGGCACTCAAAGATTCTCCGCTGCCCACTCCGGTCAGCCTAGATGATCTGGCTACCCCCAGTTCGCTACAATTCTCTGATGACTAAGTCGGGTTTTCTCGGCGCTTAAACAATAAAGTTTTTTAGAAAGTAAAGGAAGAAAAATGCCTAAGCCATCTAAAGGTCCCCGGTTAGGAGCCGGCCCGGCACATGAGCGCAAAATTCTGGCGAATCTGGCGAAGTCGCTAATCGAGCATCGTTCAATTCGCACCACCGAAGCTAAAGCTCGCCGCCTGCAGCCCTATATTGAAAAGCTGATTACCAAAGCGAAGAAGGGCGATATTCACAATCGTCGTATGGTTGCCCGCAAACTGAGTACCCAGGTTGATAAATATACCCGTGGTTTCGATGCGGTATACACCCTGTTCGACGAGGTAGTTCCGGATCTGGATCCCAACCGTCAAGGTGGATACACCCGGATTGTGAAACTGCCGGCTCGTCGTGGGGATAACGCTCCTATGGCCGAGATTTCTTTGGTTACCGAAAAGGTAGAGGCAAAAGCCAAGGTAAAACCCGCCAAAGAAGAAGCAGCTCAGCCCGAGCAAGCTGAGGAAGCGAAGGAAGCCGAAACTACCGAGGAAACCGTGGAAGATGCGGTAGAAACTTCGGACAGTGGCGAAGAAACCGCGGAAGCTGGAAAAGCTGAAGACGCGGAAGAAGCTGCAGATTCTGAAGAAAAGTAACCCGATAAATACCGGCGGATAAGTTATCCGGTATTTAACAGCTACTTTGTGCGGGCAGTTGGCAGATTGAGCCAACTGCCCGCACTGTTTTTATCGTCAGCTTAAGAAAAACATTATCGGAATCAGCAAGTACAAATCTCCAGGTAAACTAGAAATATGGGAAAACAGCTGAAAAATTCCCTCACTTTGTCAGTTGATTGTGGGGGCGGGGGAATCAAGGCCTCGGTACTGGATCAACACGGTACCATGGTGGCTCCCTCTCTGCGAGTGCCTACCCCTTACCCTTTGCCTCCAGAAAAGTTAATCGAAACTGTGGAAGGTTTCCGCTCTGAATTCCAAGCGGACGCCAACCGGATTACGCTGGGAATTCCCGGAATGATTCGTCACGGGGTAGTAATCTCTACTCCCCACTACGTGTGCAAATCTGGCCCGCGTACCCGAGTGCTACCGGAAATGGTTGCGGCATGGGAAAACTTCGATCTCGCCCGTGCCTTGAAAGAACAGACTTCCCTACCATCCCTGGTTTTAAATGATGCCGAAGTGGCTGGTGCCGGGGTAATCTCTGGTACCGGCATGGAAATGATAATTACTTTGGGTACCGGATTGGGGAACTCTATCTGGGATGGGGGTCGTTTAGCTCCTCATATAGAATTTTCGCATACGGTTGCCCGCTGGGGGCTGCTATTCGATGACTATGTAGGCGAGCCAGAGCGGGTAAGAATGGGGGATACTCACTGGTCGCGCCGTGTTCGCCGGGTGGTAGGAGTTTTACGGGAAGCAATTATGTGGGATCGGCTCTACCTGGGAGGAGGAAATTCGGCTCATATAACAGAATCGGTGCGTAAAACCCTGGGAGAAGAAGTAATCATCGTACCTAATGATGCCGGTATACGTGGCGGGGTGCGCTCCTGGGATTTGGTGACCTAATGAGCGCTGTGATCCGTTTACGCCTAGACCTTGCCTATCGCGGGCAGCCTTTCCATGGCTGGGCGCGCCAACCGGGTTTGTTGACGGTTCAAGGGCGCCTAGAGGAAGCCCTATCCCTGATTACCCGCCAACCGGCGCAACTGACAGTGGCCGGACGTACTGACGCCGGGGTACATGCGCGCGGACAGGTTGCCCATTTGGACGTCTCAAAAGACTTTTGGCTTTCCCTCTCTCGAGGGCGGGAAGAAGACGATCAGTTGCGCGCTGCTCGGCTGCGCGCCCGCCTAGAAGGCTTAGCTGGACGCGGACTAAATGGTGCTTTGGCAGTTAAACAGGTCAGCGTGGTTGCTGGCGATTTTGACGCCCGGTTCTCAGCGCTGTCACGCACCTACCGTTACCTGATTTGTGATGATCCCCGGGCAGTTGATCCTTGTCGGTTAGATATCGTGCGCACCTCCTCGCCTTTGGATAACGAAAAAATGCAGCTCGCGGCGCAAGCGTTTTGTGGAGAACACGATTTCCTTCCCTTCGCTAAACCCCGCGAGGGCGCGACCACGGTACGTACTCTCCATTCTTTTAATATTTCGCGTCCCCACGACGGAATCGTGCAGGCTATTATCTGCGCGGATGCCTTTTGTCATTCTCAAGTGAGATTCATGATGGGAGCCTTGATCGAGATTGGGCGGGGGAAGCACGATACTAACTGGATAGCGGAACTCTTAGCTGCCGGGGTGCGCGACCAACGAGTACCCCTCGCCGATGGAAGGGGACTAACCCTGTGGGAGGTAGCCTACCCGCCAGAGGACGAATACGCCTCCCAAGCCGCAAAAGCCAAAGTAGTGCGCACCCTACCCGAAAAATCAGCCTTGTAGCCTACCTAGATTAGGCAGGTAGGCAGAGGTAACTTGGTCTATGTGTGCAGTTCAACAGGCTACTGCTTTGACCAGGTGCTTTCGGTTCCGTAAAATACTAAATGTTGTGTGTCCTGGAACAATCCAAGCGGAGGTTTGTTACCTGCAGCTTTGGCAAAAACAGGACGCTAGACGGAAAGAAATGCAAAGTCGGGTGGAAAACTACGGCGGCGTCCGCAACATTTTGGCACTTATCGCCACCCTGTTGCCGCGCTCTCGCAGCTTCTACCCCCAAGGAAGAAACGAAGGCTTAAGCCCGTGCGAACTTATAATCCGAAAGCCGGTGACACCCAAGATAAGAAATGGTATGTCATCGACGCTGAAGACGTCGTTCTCGGACGACTGGCGGCCGTAGCCGCCAAGCTGCTGCGTGGCAAGCATAAGCCGACCTACACTCCCAACGAGGATATGGGTGATCACGTCATTATCGTGAACGCCGCCAAGGTCGGACTTACCGGCAATAAACGTGAGCAGAAACGCGCCTACCGCCACTCCGGTTACCCCGGGGGCTTAAAATCTCTAACCTACGGTGACTTGTTAGCTAAGAAACCAGAGGTAGCAGTACAAAAAGCGGTGCGCGGCATGGTTCCCCACACTCGGTTGGGGCGTGCCCAGATGAAGAAGCTGCATGTTTTCGCTGGTCCCGAACATGACCACGCGGCACAGCAGCCAGAACCTTACGAAATTAAGAAAATCGCCCAGTAGCCCTGAGCCAAGACCCTGAGGAGAATTGTGGCTGATACCACCGAAAACGAAGAGCTGTTGGAGGAGAATGCCCCCAGCTCTTACACCACGGAAACCAAGTCGGAGCCGACTGGCTCCGGACAGTCCGTGACCGCTCCCGGCATTGGGCTGGGACGTCGTAAAAGCGCAGTTGCGCGTGTCCGGTTGATACCGGGCAGCGGCGAATGGAAGATTAACGGTCGGACTTTGGAAAGTTATTTCCCGAACAAGCTGCATCAGCAGCTAGTGCGTGCGCCGTTTACCCTGCTAGACCTAGAGGGACGCTTTGACGTTATCGCTCGGGTATCCGGTGGGGGAACCTCCGGGCAAGCCGGAGCAATGCGTTTGGGCGTTGCCCGCGCGCTAAACGAAATTGATCGGGAAGCGAACCGTCCTGCCCTGAAGAAGGCAGGATTCCTGACCCGCGATTCGCGCGCTGTTGAGCGTAAGAAGCCCGGCCTCAAGAAGGCACGTAAGGCTTCGCAGTACTCCAAGCGCTAAACTTCCACGCTTAGTTATTTGCCCGGTAAAGACGGTTTATTTCGCCTTTACCGGGCAAAACTGTATCTGAGTAATGGTAGTGAGGGTATAGGTAAGAAGCCCAGGAAAAATAAAAAAGCTTGCTATTGTTTGCGAACTGCTATACATGTTCTATTCTTAGTGCTAATCTCAACTCAAGAATAGGAAGGTAGTGTCATGGCAAATACAGCAGCAGTCTATGCCCGTATAGATCCACAGCTCAAAGCAGACGTTGAGGATATTCTTTCTAGCTTGGGTGTTACGCCCTCCTCGGTGGTGCAAATGCTCTACAGCCAGATCAAACTGACTAGAAGTATTCCATTTGGGATTAAACTCCCTGTGAAAGCGCCTCTTTCCCTGGATGAACTTACTAGGGAGCAGCTAAATGCCGAACTGCAGAAAGGTTACGATTCCATTCTTGCGGGCAAATCGTACTCTGCAGACGAGGTCGATGAAATCATGAACCGAGAGTATGGCATCTAATGGGTAGCTACCTCATCAAATATTCAGATGAAGCCCTGCAGGATTTGAAAAATATCTTTGAATACATTGCTATCCAGCTACGGGAACCGGTGATAGCTGCTGCGCAAGTGAACCGGATTCGTGAGTGCATACGCAGCCTTGAGCAATTTCCGGCTCGCAACAAAGTGGTGGCTTGGGAGCCCTGGCATAGCCTCGAAATGCGACAAATTCCGGTAGATAACTTTATTGCGTTTTACACCATCGACAATGACACGTCCGCAGTTAATGTAGTTCGTGTCTTCTATGGCAAACGAGATGTTCAAAGCTACGTTCGGCAGTCATCTTGATAGTTTAGACTTTGCGTAAGAACACGTTTTCTAGGCGGTGCTGGGCGTCTTTGCGCAAGATTAAAGTCGCCCGCCCTCGGGTGGGACGAATCTGTTGCTCCAGGTTGGGCAGGTTTATGGAGGTCCAAATATCAAGGGCAATTTGGCGGGCCACCGAATCAGAGATTCCCGCATATACCTGGAAGTAAGAATCCGGATTGCGGAAAGCTGACTCTTTTAATGACAGGAAACGTTCAACGAACCACCGCTCAATATCGCGGGTTCGGGCATCAACATAAATGGAAAAATCAAAGAAATCACTGACTGCCAGAGATTTATGGTCATAGAGCCCGCTGCGTCCATCGTCCTGATCTAACTGCTTTTCTAAGTTAGGCAGGTCTTGATGACCCCGGTAGAACCAAGCCGGTTGCAGCACGTTGATGCCCTCTAGAATCAAAATATCCGGGCTGGCAACGGTCACATATTTATCCGGCACTACATCGTAGGTGACGTGCGAATATACCGGCGCTTTTACTTCCGGCACTCCCGCTTTTACCTGGGTAACAAAGTTGAGGAGGGCGCGGCGGTTATAGGACTCTGGGAAACCTTTCCGTGCCACCAGTCCGCGCCGCTCTAACTCTGCATTCGGATACAAGAACCCATCAGTAGTAACTAAGGCGACCCGCGAGGTCTCTGGCCAGCGGCTAAGCAGATTTTGGAGGATGCGAGAAGTGGTTGATTTTCCCACTGCCACCGATCCGGCAACTCCGATAATGAAGGGGATTTTCCTCTTTTGAGGGCGACCGAAAAAATCTTGTTGATCTTGGGCGAGGGCGCGCGAATGCAAAACCCGGTAGCGCAGCAGAGCGGAGAGGGGGCGATAGACCGCGTCTGCCTCTTCTAAATCAATGGGATCTCCCAAAGCGGCCAAGGAACGCAAATCCGCTTCAGTAAGCGGCATCGGGGTTTTAGCGGCGAGGGCGCGCCAAGCATCCCGATCGAACTGTTCATAAATGGATTTAGCTGGCATATCTTTTAGGCTCCGCTGGGTTGGCTCCGCTCAAAACTATTTGCGCCGATTCTGGATCCGTTTTCCCGCCAGCGCCTAGATTAAAAACGCTGGCGGGAGTAGAAAATCTCCTTACAGAGACAGGCGGTTCTTAACTTCACCCGCCAGGCGCTCACAAACCGCATCGGCTTGTTCTTGGGTGGCGGCCTCTACCATTACCCGCACCAGCGGTTCAGTTCCAGAGGCGCGCAGCACTACCCGGCCGGTATCGCCTAGCTCTTCCTCGGCTTTAGCGATTTCTGCTCGCAAACCGGCATCATCGGTGCGAGCCTTGTCCACGTTTGGCACGTTAATCAAAGTTTGCGGTAAGCGCTTTACGAACTCACAAATCTTTTCTAGGGGTTGACCAGCATCTTTAACTGCACGGGCGATACACAGGGCGGTCAGAATCCCGTCCCCAGTGGTGGCATGATGGGCGTTAATTACATGACCAGACTGTTCTCCACCCAGCACGAATCCTTGCTCGCGCATTTTCTCCAGGACGTAGCGATCTCCCACCGCTGTCTGGACGGTGTTAATCCCTTTTTCTTTCATCGCCAAAATCAAACCTAGGTTCGACATAATCGTAATCACCAGGGTATTTCCGGTAAGTTCTCCCTTATCCTTGAAATAGGCAGCCAGCATTCCCATGATTTTGTCGCCGTCCACCAGGTTTCCCTGGGAGTCAACTGCCAGGCAGCGATCCGCGTCCCCATCGAAAGCTACCCCAAAGTCACAGCCGGCAGCCACTACTTGGCTCTGCAGCTGCTGCGGGTGAGTGGAGCCGCAATTGTCATTGATATTGCGCCCATCGGGGGAAGCATTAATTACTACAGTGTCAATCCCGGCTTCTTGTAGTGCCTCCGGCCCCAGCTCGGAAGCTGCCCCATTGGCGCAATCAACCGCTACTCGCAGACCAGAAAGATCTCCAACTGCCCGTACCAGGTGTTTAACATATAGCTTCTCGGCGCTTTCGCGTTCTTCCTCGATCTCGCCGACCCCTTCGCCAATAGGGCGATCAGTTTCATCGCCTAGGAGTTTCTCAATCTCATCCTCAATCGCATCGGGGAGTTTATAGCCGCCGCGGGCAAAAAACTTGATCCCGTTATCGGGCATGGGATTGTGGGAGGCGGAAATCATTACCCCCAGGTCAACGTCAGCTTTCGCGGTCAGATAGGCGACGCAAGGGGTAGTTACGACCCCGATGCGGTTAACGTCCACGCCTTCGGAAGCCAGCCCCGCCGAAATCGCGTGATCCAAGAAATCGCCGGACATCCGGGTATCACGTCCGACAATCGCCCGCAGTTTGTGTCCTTTAGGCGCATCTTTGCGCACTTGTTTAGCGGCGGCTCGTCCCAGTTCCAAAGCCAATTCCGGGGTTAATTCTTTATTCGCTAGACCGCGCACTCCGTCGGTTCCAAAAAGTCTGCCCATTTTACCTGTCTTTCAACTAGCAGAATCTGACTTTCTCAGCCTACCGCACCTGGCTGGCTGAGTATTCCCTAGCGGGCAACTGTCGGTGATATTTTCCATTTATGCTGCTTAGGCGCGCGAGATAGCAATGCGGCGGAACTCGTGAAAAAATCTATCTCATGTGTGGAATCTTAGGGATGGTAGGGCTGGAGCCCACTAAAGATGCAGAAGCAGTGATTATGGGGGGTCTGGCCCGCCTGGAGTATCGCGGCTACGACTCCGCGGGGATTGGGCTGTCTACCCCGGGCGGGATTGAAATTCGCAAAAAGAGCGGAAAGCTCGCGAATTTGCGGGCAGATTTGCAGGAGCATCCCCTGCCGGAGGCAATCTCGGGGATCGGACATACCCGCTGGGCTACTCACGGGGGACCAACGGATATTAACGCTCATCCCCATGCTTCCTCCGATGGGCAACTCGCGGTAGTCCATAACGGCATTATCGAGAACGCCGATAACCTGCGCCGCGTCCTCGAACAGCAAGGCTTTAGTTTCGTTTCTGAAACCGACACCGAGGTAATTGCGAATCTGCTGGCAGCGTCCTATTTAGCTGACGAGGACGAAGGCACCACCCTCGGGGAGGGCGCAGCTGAGGTACCTGCCCCCGTCCTAGATGACGCGCAGGTATCTGCTGAGGTCGCTGCAGGAGCTCATCGGGCAGCGGCGCGGCTATCGCGGGCGCTGCTGAAGACCATGGCGCAGCTGAAAGGGACTTTCACGATTTTGGCGATTCACCGGGATGCTCCTGGAATCGTGGTAGCCGCGCGGCGTTCCTCCCCGCTGGTTATCGGGGTAGGCAAAGATTGCAACTACCTCGGTTCCGATGTTTTAGCTTTTGCCGATCACACCAAGGACTGCCTAGAAATCGGGCAAGACGAACTGGTGATGGTGACCGCCAAGCAGGTGCAGGTAGCTGACAGTGCAGGTGGGGCGGTTACTCCTAAGCAGTTCACCGTGGATTTCTCGGTAGACCGCACCTCTAAAGGTGGGTGGGGGACTTTCATGGAAAAAGAAATCCATGAACAACCCCAGGCGGTGACTGCCACTTTGCAAGACCGGACTGATGCGCAAGGCTACCTCACTCTAGATGAGCTGCGCATCAGCCAAGACGTGTTGCGGCAAGTCAATAAAATGGTGATTATTGCCTGTGGCACTTCCGCTTATGCCGGGCAGATTGCTCGCTACGCGATTGAGCATTGGTGCAGGATCCCGGTAGAAGTAGAGCTGGCCAGCGAGTTCCGTTACCGCGACCCGGTAGTTGACCAGCGCACCCTGGTGGTGGCGATCAGCCAATCCGGGGAAACTATGGACACTATTATGGCGGTGCGGCACGCCCGCGAACAGGGCGCGAAAGTGCTAGCAATCGTAAACACTCCCGGCTCTACGATTCCCCGCGAATCCGATGCGGTGCTACTCACCCATGCCGGTCCCGAAATCGCAGTCGCCTCCACCAAGGCATTTACCGCCCAAATCACCGCCTGCTACCTGTTGGGGCTGTATTTAGCGCAGGTGCGCGGAAATAAGTTCATTGATGAAATCGCGGATTACCTGGAGAAACTAGCGGAAGTTCCCCACAAGATGCAAACCTTGCTCAATGAAATGGAGCCGGTAGTAGAGGTAGCTAAACGCTATGGTGAAGACCTGAAATCCACGATTTTCTTAGGGCGTCACGTGGGGTATCCGGTGGCCATGGAAGGGGCGCTAAAACTTAAAGAAATCGCCTATGTACATGCGGAAGGTTTCGCGGCGGGCGAGCTCAAACACGGTCCGATTGCCCTAATTGAGCCGGGACAGTTCGTGTTTATCGTGGTGCCTACCCCGCGCCGTCCCGAGCTGCACCAAAAGGTGATTTCTAATCTGCAGGAGGTGCGCGCTCGCGGAGCAATCACCCTGGTAGTAGCGGAAGAAGGCGACGATAAAGTCGATAAATACGCCGACCATATTTTCCGGGTGCCGCGTACCCCCACCCTCTATATGCCCTTGTTAACGGTGATTCCGCTGCAGGTATTTGCCTGTGAAGTAGCTAAGAGCAAAGGATATGACGTAGATCAGCCGCGCAACCTGGCCAAATCAGTCACGGTAGAATAAAAGACAAGGTCAAAGGGTAGGGCGCGATGATTGAGGCATTCGAAAAACAGACAGTTAGGCAAGCTGAAGCCAAAGTAATAGCTGAGCACCCGCAAGGTTCGCTGATGAAAAAGGCAGCTGGCGAGGTCAGCGACACTACTGTCGAATTTCTACTTGCCCGGGGCGCGAAAGTCGCGGAAACCCGGATTCTGGGTTTAGTTGGCGGCGGCGATAACGGCGGGGACTGCCTCTATGCTCTGTCTTACCTGGCAAAACTGGGCTATCCCTGCCTAGCATTGATTATTTCTGACAATCCTCATGAGAAAGCGCTGGCAGCGGCGAAAAAAGCTGAGGTAACTATCGAGCAGATAGATTTAACGGGCAACGCCCGCCAGATTGCCCGCCTGGCTGCCCGCCGCGCCCGCGTCGCCCAGGTGTGGATTGACGGTCTGGTAGGCACCGGAGTAAACGGCAAACTACGGGAGCCATTAGCACAGGTAGCAACGGAATTAACTCGGCTATATGAATCTCGGCGCTTGAAAGTGCTGCGGGTGGCGATTGATATTCCCTCCGGTATTTTCACTGATGATGGGCGTTTACCCGGCCCCTTCCTGGGGGCAGACGTGACCGTAACTATGGGGGGACGCAAATCCTCTTCCCTGCTGCCGCCCGCCGCCTATCAGTTCGGGCAAGTGCGGCTAGTAGACCTGGGTCTGCAGATGAAAGAGCCGCGGCTCGCCCGCCTGGAGGCAGCAGATGTGGGTACTCTGTGGCCGGTACCTGGTCCGGAAGACCATAAATATACCCGGGGGGTAGTGCAGGTAGTGGCGGGTTCTGCCGCTTTCCCCCTAACCGGGGTGCTGTGCGTAGAGGGCGCGGGCAGAGCCGGTGCCGGTATGGTGCGCTATGTGGGACCAGAGGACGCGGCTTTCGCAATCCTTTCCCGCTTCCCAGAAGCAGTTTCCGGTGCCGGAAAACATCAATGCCTACTGGTTGGCCCAGGCGTTGACCCCAAAGATTCTGCCCGGGTACGCGAAGCCCTCAACCAAGCAGTGCAGGCTGCTACCAGCGGAATTCCCCTGGTATTGGACGCGGGCGCCATCGATCTTTATCCCCAAATCATCTCCCAAATTCCCGGCGGAACCCTCACTCACCGGACAATACTTACTCCCCACGCGGGTGAGGCAGCGCGCCTGCTTTCTACGCTAGGAGCTGGAGGAGGCCGCGGTGGAGTCAGCCGGGCAGAAGTGGAGGCGTCCCCGGCGGCCTGGGTGCAGTACTTGGCGGATAAAACCGGCGCAACCGTGCTGTTAAAAGGGGCAGTCACTCTGATTGCCAGCGCCGAGGGAACTATGTTTAGTCAGGCGGGGGCGCCTTATTGGACAGGAACTGCCGGTTCCGGTGACGTGTTAGCCGGAATAGTGGGGGCGGTGCTCGCCCAGCATCAGGCGCGGGCAGAGCAGACGGGGCATCAGCTTTCCCCCTCCCAAGTATCAGCAGCGGTTGCCTCTGCCGCCTGGGTACACGCCCGGGCTGCCCGGAAGGCAGCGGGACTGCCATTTTCTTGCTCCCAACCCGACAGCGTAAATAACCTGGGAGCCCCAGTGGTAGCTACCGATATTGCTCGCCAGGTTCCGGGTGCGATTGTCTATGCTTTAGAACAAGCCAGAGCGGTATAGTCATGGACATGAACACTGATTTTCCGGCTCGCGCGATTATTGACCTGGCGGCACTGGAAAAAAACCTGCAGCAACTGCGCAAATGTGACCCGAATGTACAGGCGATGGCGATTGTAAAAGCCAACGCCTACGGGCATGGAGGCGCGCAGATTGCTCGCGCCGCCCTCGAGTTCGGAGTGAAATGGTTTGGGGTAGCGCAA
Proteins encoded:
- the rpsM gene encoding 30S ribosomal protein S13 — protein: MAARIAGVDLPREKRLEVALTYIYGVGRTRAQKTLKETGVSPDVRVKDISEEDLIKVRDFIESNYKVEGDLRREVQADIRRKIEIGSYQGLRHRFHLPVHGQRTKTNARTRKGPKRTVAGKKKAV
- the rpsK gene encoding 30S ribosomal protein S11, with the protein product MAASSIKSRKPRRAARKNVVQGKAFIKSTFNNTIVSITDPSGAVISWSSAGQMGFKGSRKSTPFAAQMAAEAAARRAQEHGMKKVDVFVKGPGSGRETAIRSLQATGLEVGTIQDVTPHAHNGCRPPKRRRV
- a CDS encoding DNA-directed RNA polymerase subunit alpha yields the protein MLISQRPVLSEEVVSDQRSRFTLEPLEPGFGHTLGNSLRRTLLSSIPGAAVTSIRIEGVPHEFRTIPGVMEDVSEIILNIKQIVLSSENDEPVVMYLRKAGAGQVTAGDITPPAGVEIHNPDLYLATLNESGKLEIELTVERGRGYVSADQNKSDGHEISRIPIDSIYSPVVKVRYKVEATRVEQRTDFDRLIVDVECKPGLAPRDALASAGKTLVELFGLCQELNIEAEGIEIGAPQTDQALAQDLALSIDDLGLQSRSYNALTREGINTVGQLVARSEADLLDIRNFGAKSIEEIKAKLAEMGMALKDSPLPTPVSLDDLATPSSLQFSDD
- the rplQ gene encoding 50S ribosomal protein L17, whose translation is MPKPSKGPRLGAGPAHERKILANLAKSLIEHRSIRTTEAKARRLQPYIEKLITKAKKGDIHNRRMVARKLSTQVDKYTRGFDAVYTLFDEVVPDLDPNRQGGYTRIVKLPARRGDNAPMAEISLVTEKVEAKAKVKPAKEEAAQPEQAEEAKEAETTEETVEDAVETSDSGEETAEAGKAEDAEEAADSEEK
- a CDS encoding ROK family protein translates to MKNSLTLSVDCGGGGIKASVLDQHGTMVAPSLRVPTPYPLPPEKLIETVEGFRSEFQADANRITLGIPGMIRHGVVISTPHYVCKSGPRTRVLPEMVAAWENFDLARALKEQTSLPSLVLNDAEVAGAGVISGTGMEMIITLGTGLGNSIWDGGRLAPHIEFSHTVARWGLLFDDYVGEPERVRMGDTHWSRRVRRVVGVLREAIMWDRLYLGGGNSAHITESVRKTLGEEVIIVPNDAGIRGGVRSWDLVT
- the truA gene encoding tRNA pseudouridine(38-40) synthase TruA — encoded protein: MSAVIRLRLDLAYRGQPFHGWARQPGLLTVQGRLEEALSLITRQPAQLTVAGRTDAGVHARGQVAHLDVSKDFWLSLSRGREEDDQLRAARLRARLEGLAGRGLNGALAVKQVSVVAGDFDARFSALSRTYRYLICDDPRAVDPCRLDIVRTSSPLDNEKMQLAAQAFCGEHDFLPFAKPREGATTVRTLHSFNISRPHDGIVQAIICADAFCHSQVRFMMGALIEIGRGKHDTNWIAELLAAGVRDQRVPLADGRGLTLWEVAYPPEDEYASQAAKAKVVRTLPEKSAL
- the rplM gene encoding 50S ribosomal protein L13, with translation MRTYNPKAGDTQDKKWYVIDAEDVVLGRLAAVAAKLLRGKHKPTYTPNEDMGDHVIIVNAAKVGLTGNKREQKRAYRHSGYPGGLKSLTYGDLLAKKPEVAVQKAVRGMVPHTRLGRAQMKKLHVFAGPEHDHAAQQPEPYEIKKIAQ
- the rpsI gene encoding 30S ribosomal protein S9, giving the protein MADTTENEELLEENAPSSYTTETKSEPTGSGQSVTAPGIGLGRRKSAVARVRLIPGSGEWKINGRTLESYFPNKLHQQLVRAPFTLLDLEGRFDVIARVSGGGTSGQAGAMRLGVARALNEIDREANRPALKKAGFLTRDSRAVERKKPGLKKARKASQYSKR
- a CDS encoding type II toxin-antitoxin system RelB/DinJ family antitoxin; translation: MANTAAVYARIDPQLKADVEDILSSLGVTPSSVVQMLYSQIKLTRSIPFGIKLPVKAPLSLDELTREQLNAELQKGYDSILAGKSYSADEVDEIMNREYGI
- a CDS encoding type II toxin-antitoxin system RelE/ParE family toxin, with amino-acid sequence MGSYLIKYSDEALQDLKNIFEYIAIQLREPVIAAAQVNRIRECIRSLEQFPARNKVVAWEPWHSLEMRQIPVDNFIAFYTIDNDTSAVNVVRVFYGKRDVQSYVRQSS
- the coaA gene encoding type I pantothenate kinase, yielding MPAKSIYEQFDRDAWRALAAKTPMPLTEADLRSLAALGDPIDLEEADAVYRPLSALLRYRVLHSRALAQDQQDFFGRPQKRKIPFIIGVAGSVAVGKSTTSRILQNLLSRWPETSRVALVTTDGFLYPNAELERRGLVARKGFPESYNRRALLNFVTQVKAGVPEVKAPVYSHVTYDVVPDKYVTVASPDILILEGINVLQPAWFYRGHQDLPNLEKQLDQDDGRSGLYDHKSLAVSDFFDFSIYVDARTRDIERWFVERFLSLKESAFRNPDSYFQVYAGISDSVARQIALDIWTSINLPNLEQQIRPTRGRATLILRKDAQHRLENVFLRKV